One Edaphobacter flagellatus genomic region harbors:
- a CDS encoding DUF779 domain-containing protein: MTIATTAVPLQVTATAAALSLIDRLRAAHGDIMFHQSGGCCDGSSPMCYPLGEFLTGDQDVLLGTVGGAPFYIGRAQFEYWKHTQIILDVVPGRGGMFSLEGPEGVRFLTRSRVFTDDEIVALRTAGRITG; this comes from the coding sequence ATGACGATCGCAACAACAGCCGTTCCGCTTCAAGTCACCGCAACTGCTGCAGCCCTGAGCCTGATCGACAGGCTCAGGGCTGCGCACGGTGACATCATGTTTCATCAATCCGGTGGATGCTGCGACGGAAGCTCGCCCATGTGCTATCCGCTCGGCGAATTCCTCACCGGCGATCAGGATGTGCTGCTCGGCACCGTAGGCGGCGCACCGTTCTATATCGGCCGTGCCCAATTCGAATACTGGAAGCACACCCAAATCATCCTCGACGTCGTCCCCGGACGCGGCGGCATGTTCTCGCTCGAAGGCCCTGAAGGTGTTCGCTTCCTCACACGCTCACGCGTCTTCACCGACGACGAAATCGTCGCGCTCCGTACCGCAGGCCGCATCACCGGTTAG
- a CDS encoding amidase has product MKRVSPAYSLKAYREALDEGRVTSRELVEACLEAALDREGEGAHVFTKVFESTARAEAEAADYLPVSAGLPLRGVPVTVKDLFDVEGQVTRAGSVVLNDAPPAASDAAVVRRLRDAGAVVVGRTNMTEFAFSGLGLNPHYGTPRTPYAREEGRISGGSSSGSAVSVSDGMAVAAVGSDTGGSIRIPAALCGLTGFKPTARRVSMQGVLPLSPSLDSIGPIAATVACCAAMDEVLSGETHALQQEDAAGLRLGVLQGYVLDGLESHVATSFDAALDALSHAGVKVSAVRFDALDEIPQCYRYGGIAAAESYAWHRELIARAGDRYDPRVLTRIVRGGEISDSEYRDLLDARRRIIAGAEKVFAMVDAWVMPTVPRVAPLVAELERSDEAYFDANGAMLRNTLVFNFLDACSLSMPCHRQGEAPVGLMLSARGDDDARLLQVSLAVERVLAEAGFAIQGQVSF; this is encoded by the coding sequence ATGAAGAGAGTTTCTCCGGCTTATTCGTTGAAGGCTTATCGTGAGGCATTGGATGAGGGACGCGTTACGAGCAGAGAGCTGGTGGAGGCTTGCCTGGAGGCTGCGCTGGACCGCGAAGGTGAGGGTGCGCATGTCTTCACGAAGGTGTTCGAATCGACGGCACGCGCTGAGGCGGAGGCTGCGGATTATCTGCCTGTGAGCGCCGGGCTGCCGTTGCGCGGTGTGCCGGTGACGGTAAAGGATCTGTTCGATGTCGAGGGACAGGTGACGCGCGCCGGGTCGGTGGTGCTCAACGATGCGCCGCCAGCAGCAAGTGATGCGGCGGTGGTGAGGCGGTTGCGTGATGCCGGTGCGGTGGTGGTGGGCCGGACGAACATGACGGAGTTTGCATTCTCGGGGCTGGGGTTGAATCCGCACTATGGAACGCCGCGGACTCCGTATGCGCGAGAAGAGGGAAGGATCTCGGGTGGGTCGTCTTCGGGATCGGCGGTTTCGGTGAGCGATGGTATGGCGGTCGCTGCGGTGGGATCGGATACGGGTGGCTCGATTCGCATTCCTGCGGCGCTGTGCGGTTTGACGGGATTCAAGCCAACGGCACGGCGCGTATCGATGCAGGGCGTGTTACCGCTGTCGCCCAGCCTGGATTCGATTGGACCGATTGCTGCGACGGTTGCGTGTTGTGCTGCGATGGATGAGGTGTTGTCGGGAGAGACGCATGCGTTGCAGCAGGAAGATGCGGCCGGTCTGCGTCTTGGAGTGCTGCAGGGCTACGTGCTCGATGGCTTAGAGAGCCACGTGGCGACGTCGTTCGATGCAGCACTGGATGCGCTTTCGCATGCTGGAGTGAAGGTGTCGGCGGTGCGATTCGATGCGCTGGATGAGATTCCGCAGTGCTATCGCTATGGAGGGATTGCGGCTGCAGAGTCCTATGCATGGCATCGTGAGCTGATCGCGCGTGCTGGAGATCGCTACGATCCGCGTGTGCTGACTCGCATTGTGCGCGGAGGAGAGATATCAGACAGCGAGTATCGCGATCTGCTGGATGCGCGGCGGCGCATCATCGCGGGTGCCGAGAAGGTCTTTGCGATGGTGGATGCATGGGTGATGCCGACGGTGCCGCGCGTTGCTCCGCTGGTTGCAGAGCTGGAGCGCAGCGATGAGGCTTACTTCGATGCGAACGGCGCAATGTTGCGGAACACGCTGGTGTTCAATTTTCTGGATGCGTGTTCCTTGTCGATGCCGTGCCACAGGCAGGGCGAGGCTCCTGTGGGGTTGATGCTCTCGGCGCGTGGCGACGATGATGCCCGGCTGTTGCAGGTGTCGCTGGCGGTTGAACGTGTGCTGGCCGAAGCAGGATTCGCGATACAGGGGCAGGTGAGTTTCTAA